A portion of the Candidatus Paceibacterota bacterium genome contains these proteins:
- a CDS encoding ABC transporter transmembrane domain-containing protein has product MKSEELRLLLLRSRRFVPLIGVAALVWSAIVLANAYLISEIIIRIVQQGSSVPAYIFALGSLWLLRALFQSGFDYYCSTEATRIKGGLRSETTAHIASFNSSAELSNVLIKGLNSLDIYIGRFIPQLIFATVTPLVVLIAIFRQDILAGLIALLTLPLIPAFGALIGRYSADAVNKKWRTLGTLSKYFEDSMRGFATLKIFGRTQSQGKRIEEMGNRYTDETMKVLRISFLSAFALELVATISVAVVAVSIGLRLVSGSIDFHSALLVLILAPEVYFPVRNAASLFHASQDGTAALRNLAAIDSEEILLPSPVSQKINLKDMQSIAWGDWSLPRSAVEEMVIPATRIERGEMLFLIGESGVGKTTFALNLLGVTFNAPIKIEHPAGLYELSPEMQDEWQKVIGWIPQNPQLASGSVRDQFTLLDANISDGEIETALTSAGLSLKDLPYGLDTHIGRGGESSHAASGGQVRRIAVARALVRKPIVIIADEPTADLDDLSAKVVMELLRSAARDGAIVICITHDLSLPSKNERIREIGRRPL; this is encoded by the coding sequence GTGAAATCTGAGGAACTGCGGCTACTTCTATTGCGTAGCCGCAGATTCGTCCCTTTGATAGGTGTTGCCGCATTAGTTTGGTCTGCCATTGTTCTGGCAAATGCCTATCTGATATCCGAGATCATCATTCGAATCGTCCAACAAGGCTCATCGGTTCCCGCTTATATCTTCGCGCTTGGGAGTCTCTGGCTACTTCGCGCCCTCTTTCAATCAGGATTTGACTATTACTGCAGCACTGAGGCGACCCGCATCAAAGGTGGATTGAGGAGTGAAACCACTGCGCACATCGCCAGTTTCAACTCTTCTGCGGAACTAAGCAACGTGCTGATCAAGGGTCTCAACAGTCTGGACATTTACATTGGCCGCTTTATTCCCCAATTGATCTTTGCCACCGTCACTCCACTCGTTGTATTGATCGCCATATTTAGGCAAGACATCCTCGCCGGTCTGATTGCCCTGCTGACCCTGCCACTCATACCCGCATTCGGTGCTCTCATTGGGCGGTATTCGGCGGATGCAGTCAACAAGAAATGGCGCACCCTAGGAACACTCTCAAAGTACTTTGAAGATTCGATGCGCGGCTTTGCCACACTGAAGATTTTTGGCCGCACGCAAAGCCAAGGAAAGCGTATTGAAGAGATGGGCAACCGGTACACCGATGAGACCATGAAGGTTTTGAGAATCTCCTTCCTCTCAGCTTTCGCGCTGGAGTTGGTTGCCACAATCTCCGTGGCAGTGGTGGCAGTCTCGATTGGTTTGCGACTTGTCTCTGGTTCGATTGACTTTCACTCGGCCCTTCTGGTTCTGATCCTCGCGCCAGAGGTGTATTTCCCGGTACGAAACGCGGCATCCCTCTTCCACGCATCCCAAGACGGTACCGCCGCATTGCGGAATCTGGCTGCGATTGACTCTGAAGAGATCCTTCTCCCTTCACCAGTTTCACAGAAGATCAATTTAAAGGATATGCAATCAATAGCGTGGGGTGATTGGTCACTACCGCGCAGTGCGGTCGAAGAAATGGTCATCCCCGCGACGCGGATCGAACGAGGGGAGATGCTCTTTCTCATTGGAGAGTCAGGAGTAGGTAAAACTACCTTTGCTCTCAATCTCCTGGGTGTCACCTTCAATGCGCCGATAAAGATTGAGCATCCTGCCGGACTTTACGAACTTTCTCCCGAAATGCAAGATGAGTGGCAGAAGGTCATCGGATGGATCCCGCAGAATCCCCAACTGGCAAGCGGCAGCGTGAGGGATCAGTTCACACTCCTGGATGCCAATATTTCGGACGGCGAGATAGAGACCGCATTGACGAGCGCTGGCTTGTCCTTAAAGGACTTGCCCTACGGCCTCGACACTCATATTGGAAGAGGTGGTGAAAGTTCGCACGCCGCCTCGGGCGGGCAAGTTCGTCGAATTGCAGTGGCGCGGGCTTTGGTTCGAAAACCCATCGTCATTATTGCTGACGAACCGACTGCGGATTTAGATGATCTGAGCGCAAAAGTTGTGATGGAACTTCTTCGTAGCGCTGCGCGGGATGGCGCAATAGTCATCTGCATTACCCACGATCTTTCTTTGCCATCAAAAAATGAGAGGATAAGAGAGATTGGGAGGCGCCCACTGTGA
- the cydB gene encoding cytochrome d ubiquinol oxidase subunit II has product MTFQTVWFLLIAVLWIGYFVLEGFDFGVGVLLPFVSKNEADRRAVLTTLGPVWDGNEVWLLVAGGATFAAFPEWYATLFSGFYLPLFLILVALIVRGVSFEYRSKYGNPQWRKRWDIAIFFGSAIPAFLWGVAFANIVRGVPLERSAAGSIEYVGGFFNLLNPYALLGGVVTLTVFLTHGAHFLALKTAGEIRVRAHSLAVKLGLVAAVAAVAFLLWSNLMLESVNAKFLILSVVTALLWVIGIGANIKAREGWAFISSSLAIATFVSGLFSALYPRVMPSSRGSQFDLTITNASSTDYTLKVMTIVAVLMTPIVLLYQGWTYWVFRKRVSAAQISRPEQGVLDTLHL; this is encoded by the coding sequence ATGACATTTCAAACAGTATGGTTTCTTTTAATTGCAGTTCTCTGGATCGGATACTTTGTTTTAGAAGGATTTGATTTTGGTGTTGGCGTTCTTCTTCCATTTGTTTCGAAAAACGAAGCGGATCGACGTGCTGTTCTTACCACTCTTGGACCAGTCTGGGATGGAAATGAAGTCTGGTTACTAGTTGCAGGTGGAGCAACCTTCGCGGCCTTTCCGGAGTGGTATGCGACTTTATTTAGCGGGTTCTATCTCCCGCTCTTTCTCATCCTTGTTGCCCTGATTGTGCGTGGAGTTTCCTTCGAATACCGGAGCAAGTACGGCAATCCCCAGTGGCGCAAACGATGGGACATCGCAATTTTCTTCGGAAGCGCGATCCCAGCATTTCTCTGGGGCGTTGCTTTTGCCAACATCGTGCGAGGTGTTCCGCTAGAACGTTCCGCAGCAGGTTCGATTGAATATGTAGGCGGCTTCTTCAATTTACTCAACCCATATGCACTTCTAGGGGGAGTCGTGACCCTTACGGTCTTCCTCACCCATGGCGCTCATTTCCTAGCCCTTAAAACTGCCGGAGAGATCCGCGTGCGTGCACATAGCCTGGCGGTGAAGTTGGGACTCGTAGCGGCAGTGGCTGCAGTTGCATTCTTACTATGGAGCAATCTGATGCTCGAGAGTGTCAATGCCAAATTCCTTATCCTCTCGGTCGTTACTGCCCTTCTCTGGGTGATCGGAATTGGTGCCAATATAAAGGCGCGAGAGGGTTGGGCATTTATTAGCTCATCACTTGCCATCGCTACTTTCGTCAGCGGACTCTTTTCCGCGCTCTATCCGCGTGTCATGCCAAGTTCGAGGGGCTCGCAGTTTGACCTCACGATTACCAATGCGTCGAGTACTGATTACACGCTGAAGGTCATGACAATCGTCGCGGTACTTATGACGCCGATTGTTCTCCTCTATCAGGGGTGGACGTACTGGGTATTTAGAAAGCGCGTGAGCGCAGCGCAGATCTCTCGTCCAGAGCAAGGAGTTCTCGATACATTGCACCTGTGA
- a CDS encoding cytochrome ubiquinol oxidase subunit I produces MNALDLARWQFAITTVYHFLFVPITIGMAFLVAGLQTAWFRTQKLKYLRATKFFGKLFLINFAIGVVTGIVQEFQFGMNWSSYSRFVGDIFGAPLAIEGLLAFFLESTFLGLWIFGWDRLPKKLHLASIWLAASGTIFSAYFILAANSWMQHPVGYVLNATKGRAELTNIFDVLTQKTALVTFFHTIPSAAFSGAAFIAGISAWLIIKKKDVEMSRGTLKLGLITMVISFIFVGISGDLTSRVMTQQQPMKMAAAEALYDTTSSAPFSLLTIGSFDGSRSVFQIDIPSVLSFLSTGDFNGVVEGVNDLQAKYESQYGPGDYKPNIPLAYWSFRLMIGFGFIGVFFALLALWQMRRGQVPRGRWFAPAMISLPFIPLLAISFGWIFTETARQPWAVFGLIKTADGVSTVVSAGSVLFTMIAFTLLYGVLAVIEVGLIFKTIQIGPRAEVDHDISTIGGSDERPLVMSY; encoded by the coding sequence ATGAACGCGCTCGATCTGGCCCGTTGGCAATTCGCAATCACCACGGTCTACCACTTCCTCTTCGTCCCGATCACGATCGGTATGGCCTTCCTCGTCGCCGGGCTCCAGACCGCCTGGTTTCGGACGCAGAAACTCAAGTACCTGAGGGCTACCAAGTTCTTCGGAAAACTCTTCCTCATCAACTTTGCCATTGGCGTGGTCACGGGAATCGTTCAAGAATTTCAATTTGGAATGAACTGGTCTTCCTACAGCCGATTCGTTGGAGATATTTTCGGGGCGCCGCTTGCCATAGAAGGTCTGCTTGCCTTCTTCTTGGAGAGCACTTTCCTTGGGCTTTGGATTTTCGGCTGGGACAGGTTGCCGAAGAAACTCCACCTTGCCTCAATTTGGCTGGCAGCAAGCGGGACGATTTTCTCCGCCTACTTCATCCTTGCCGCGAACTCTTGGATGCAACATCCGGTTGGGTACGTGCTCAACGCAACTAAGGGTCGAGCCGAACTCACAAATATTTTTGACGTACTAACGCAGAAGACTGCCCTCGTCACCTTCTTCCACACAATTCCATCTGCAGCCTTCAGTGGCGCCGCATTTATAGCCGGTATCTCTGCCTGGCTGATCATTAAGAAAAAAGATGTTGAGATGTCGCGTGGCACTCTTAAGCTGGGCTTAATAACAATGGTTATCAGTTTTATATTCGTTGGAATTTCTGGGGATCTTACTTCACGAGTAATGACGCAGCAGCAACCCATGAAGATGGCTGCGGCTGAAGCGCTCTATGACACAACTTCTTCTGCGCCATTCTCGTTACTCACTATCGGCAGTTTCGATGGCTCGCGTTCTGTTTTCCAGATTGATATTCCCTCCGTCCTATCCTTCTTATCGACAGGAGATTTCAACGGTGTTGTCGAAGGTGTCAATGACCTCCAGGCAAAGTACGAAAGTCAATACGGACCTGGTGACTACAAGCCGAATATCCCGCTCGCATACTGGTCATTTAGATTGATGATTGGTTTCGGATTTATAGGAGTGTTTTTTGCACTTCTTGCTCTCTGGCAGATGAGAAGGGGACAAGTTCCGCGGGGCAGATGGTTTGCTCCAGCGATGATTTCCCTTCCTTTCATTCCATTACTGGCCATTTCCTTTGGTTGGATTTTCACCGAGACGGCCCGCCAACCGTGGGCGGTTTTCGGCCTCATCAAAACCGCTGATGGTGTTAGTACGGTTGTTTCCGCCGGATCGGTGCTTTTCACGATGATTGCTTTTACCCTTCTTTATGGTGTTCTCGCCGTCATTGAAGTCGGGTTGATCTTCAAGACAATTCAGATCGGTCCACGCGCCGAAGTCGATCATGACATTTCCACCATCGGGGGATCCGATGAACGCCCACTAGTGATGTCCTACTAG
- the rpmB gene encoding 50S ribosomal protein L28, with product MAANCDICGKGPSFGNNVSHSQVKTRRRWNPNIQRVRTLVGGTSKRQNVCTSCLKAGKVSR from the coding sequence ATGGCTGCAAACTGCGATATCTGTGGCAAGGGCCCCAGCTTTGGCAATAACGTCTCGCACTCTCAGGTGAAGACCCGCCGCCGCTGGAATCCAAACATTCAGCGCGTGCGCACCCTGGTTGGTGGCACATCCAAGCGTCAGAATGTCTGCACCTCATGCCTAAAAGCTGGCAAAGTCAGCCGCTAA
- the thiL gene encoding thiamine-phosphate kinase: MEFTETEVIEELRSIFTHTDSRVLVGIGDDAAVVSTPASKIAITTDMAVENVHFRREWATAEEIGMKITAANLADIYSMGATPEHLVVAVALTGEESMAWIKELAHGIESEARKCDVRIIGGDIVRGPAVTISITAFGEVKEPILRSGARAGDKIVITNLPGWSAAGLFLLANKVNVSAVHPALAVERALAQFRAPLVPYADAVALKGAHAMSDTSDGLLTQGAQMADASGVRFQIEAALLSKHPDFEDLSALANAVGADTWDWIGAGGEDHAFLATGHDLPAYEIGVVIAGSGIELVGVSKTPQGFTHFN, translated from the coding sequence GTGGAGTTTACTGAAACCGAGGTCATCGAAGAGTTAAGGAGCATTTTCACTCATACCGATTCTCGAGTACTCGTCGGTATTGGCGATGATGCTGCGGTCGTATCAACTCCTGCTAGCAAAATTGCAATTACGACTGACATGGCTGTGGAGAATGTTCATTTTCGGCGTGAGTGGGCCACTGCAGAAGAAATTGGAATGAAAATAACTGCGGCAAATTTGGCTGACATTTACTCGATGGGAGCGACACCCGAACACTTAGTCGTTGCAGTCGCCCTCACTGGTGAAGAGAGCATGGCGTGGATCAAGGAATTGGCCCACGGCATCGAAAGCGAGGCGCGAAAATGTGATGTACGAATCATTGGAGGCGACATAGTTCGTGGTCCGGCGGTGACGATTTCCATCACCGCCTTCGGTGAGGTTAAAGAGCCGATACTTCGATCCGGTGCACGCGCTGGCGACAAAATTGTGATCACTAATCTTCCCGGCTGGTCTGCAGCCGGACTCTTTCTCCTTGCAAACAAGGTGAATGTCAGCGCGGTCCATCCGGCTCTCGCCGTCGAACGCGCCCTTGCGCAATTCCGAGCTCCGCTAGTTCCGTATGCAGATGCCGTGGCGCTCAAGGGTGCACACGCGATGTCGGACACGAGTGATGGACTGCTTACCCAGGGGGCGCAAATGGCCGATGCATCGGGTGTGCGATTTCAGATTGAAGCCGCACTTCTTTCCAAACATCCTGACTTCGAGGATCTATCTGCGCTGGCTAACGCGGTCGGCGCCGATACTTGGGATTGGATTGGCGCAGGCGGTGAGGATCATGCATTCCTTGCAACTGGGCATGACTTGCCCGCCTATGAAATAGGTGTGGTGATTGCTGGATCTGGGATCGAACTGGTGGGTGTATCAAAAACCCCGCAGGGCTTCACCCACTTCAACTAG
- a CDS encoding Lrp/AsnC ligand binding domain-containing protein, translating into MSVQAYILIQTEVGKATSVAHAVSAISGVTLAEGVTGPYDVIMRAEAPSMEEFGRVILSKVQAVAGITRTLTCPVTSY; encoded by the coding sequence ATGTCAGTACAGGCCTACATCTTGATCCAAACCGAGGTCGGGAAAGCAACAAGTGTCGCGCACGCAGTCTCTGCAATTTCTGGAGTAACGCTCGCCGAAGGTGTCACGGGTCCATACGACGTCATCATGCGCGCTGAGGCGCCCAGCATGGAAGAGTTCGGCCGAGTTATTTTGTCAAAAGTCCAAGCTGTTGCAGGTATTACTCGCACATTGACCTGCCCGGTAACTAGTTATTAG
- a CDS encoding D-alanine--D-alanine ligase family protein, with amino-acid sequence MNKIVVGILCGGRSSEHEISCISTGGILAALDRERYEPVVIGITRTAGRWVLIPAEYPLAIVDGVLPTVPEDGVKVNTDISGFSANGKPLHLDLIFPMLHGPYGEDGTIQGFCEIANIPYVGSGVLASAAGMDKSFAKIVFSAHGMKVAEGTVITTEQWRDNRVACETLLTGFSYPLFVKPARGGSSRGTTKVKSVAALSAAIDEAHKYDRKAMIEEMVPGIEVECAVLEIDGEVKTSLPGEIIIDKRFEFYDFQAKYLDDGTSAQVPANIPAEAIQEIQRLAALAFTSLGCSGLARVDFFYRPDGQVVINELNTMPGFTPTSVFPTLWAERGVTYSQIIHELIKGALTRKNGVLGN; translated from the coding sequence ATGAACAAAATAGTCGTCGGAATTCTATGTGGGGGCCGCAGCAGCGAACACGAAATATCTTGCATCTCGACTGGAGGAATTCTCGCTGCGCTAGACCGCGAACGATATGAGCCAGTTGTCATCGGAATTACTCGAACCGCAGGACGCTGGGTTCTGATCCCTGCCGAGTATCCACTGGCAATCGTGGATGGAGTACTGCCAACAGTTCCGGAAGACGGGGTAAAGGTAAATACAGATATTTCTGGTTTCTCGGCGAACGGAAAACCACTTCATCTAGATTTGATTTTCCCCATGTTGCACGGGCCTTACGGAGAAGACGGAACGATTCAAGGGTTCTGCGAAATTGCGAATATTCCATACGTCGGAAGCGGTGTCCTTGCATCGGCGGCAGGAATGGATAAGTCTTTCGCAAAAATAGTCTTTAGCGCGCACGGAATGAAGGTTGCGGAAGGAACGGTGATTACCACCGAACAATGGAGAGACAATCGTGTCGCTTGTGAAACTTTGCTCACTGGGTTTAGTTATCCACTTTTTGTAAAGCCCGCGCGCGGTGGTTCGAGTCGTGGCACTACTAAAGTTAAATCTGTTGCTGCACTCTCCGCCGCGATCGACGAAGCACATAAATATGACCGCAAAGCCATGATTGAGGAGATGGTGCCAGGTATCGAGGTTGAGTGCGCGGTCCTGGAAATTGATGGCGAAGTGAAGACATCACTGCCGGGTGAAATCATTATCGATAAGAGATTTGAGTTCTACGATTTCCAAGCCAAGTATTTAGATGATGGAACAAGCGCTCAGGTCCCGGCCAATATTCCTGCAGAAGCAATTCAGGAAATACAACGCCTGGCGGCCCTGGCTTTCACATCACTTGGTTGCTCTGGTCTTGCGCGGGTGGATTTCTTTTATCGCCCCGATGGACAAGTCGTGATAAATGAATTGAACACGATGCCGGGGTTTACACCGACTTCGGTTTTCCCAACTCTCTGGGCCGAAAGAGGCGTGACCTATTCACAAATAATTCACGAACTGATTAAGGGTGCGCTTACGCGCAAAAACGGGGTACTAGGTAATTAA
- a CDS encoding NAD(P)H-dependent glycerol-3-phosphate dehydrogenase: MSQITVIGAGSWGTTLAQVLADAGNNVLLWGRNPAVVQEINQFHTNTGYLPGIILPALLRATHNINEAFAHSKTYVLAIPAQSLRPCLEEWRSAIGSDATIISTLKGIEVSTHMRMTEVIAEVLDIKPSSIAIITGPNLSSELVLRQPAGAVAAASTTELAHHIQNLFSTPYYRVYTSVDVIGCELAGAVKSVIALGVGMAVGLELGENTQAMLITRGLNEVARLGAAHGADPLSAAGLAGMGDLVASCSSPLSRNRAFGEALGRGGTMAYAIAHEPRTVEGVASAGAVVELAHRVGVEVPVIEAVADVVAGVISPAQALERLMEISIHSENFIQ; this comes from the coding sequence ATGAGTCAGATAACTGTTATAGGCGCCGGATCATGGGGAACCACACTGGCACAGGTACTTGCGGATGCGGGCAATAATGTTCTGCTCTGGGGGCGCAACCCGGCCGTTGTTCAGGAGATCAACCAATTCCACACCAACACTGGCTATTTGCCCGGCATTATCTTGCCGGCGCTGCTGCGTGCCACCCACAATATCAACGAGGCCTTTGCCCACTCGAAGACCTATGTTCTGGCCATCCCAGCCCAGAGTTTGCGCCCTTGCTTGGAGGAGTGGCGTAGCGCAATTGGCTCCGATGCCACAATCATCAGCACTCTCAAAGGAATTGAAGTATCGACCCATATGCGCATGACTGAAGTTATTGCAGAAGTTTTAGATATTAAACCTTCAAGTATTGCGATCATTACGGGCCCAAACCTTTCGAGCGAACTTGTGCTGCGTCAGCCCGCCGGAGCTGTTGCGGCTGCCTCCACGACGGAATTGGCCCACCACATTCAAAATCTTTTCTCTACTCCTTACTACCGCGTTTACACATCCGTGGACGTCATTGGCTGCGAGCTGGCAGGTGCGGTGAAAAGCGTCATTGCACTAGGTGTTGGAATGGCAGTCGGTTTGGAGTTGGGCGAGAACACCCAGGCTATGTTGATCACGCGCGGACTCAATGAGGTTGCCCGACTTGGCGCGGCGCATGGCGCCGATCCACTCAGTGCCGCGGGACTTGCCGGCATGGGCGATCTCGTTGCCTCCTGCTCATCGCCGCTCTCACGCAATCGAGCATTTGGTGAAGCGTTGGGTCGCGGCGGGACAATGGCATACGCGATTGCTCATGAGCCACGAACAGTCGAGGGCGTAGCCTCTGCAGGTGCAGTCGTCGAATTGGCTCACCGGGTGGGAGTGGAGGTTCCAGTGATTGAAGCAGTGGCAGATGTCGTTGCTGGTGTTATTTCACCGGCGCAGGCTCTCGAGCGATTGATGGAGATCAGCATACATTCAGAGAATTTTATTCAATGA
- a CDS encoding lysophospholipid acyltransferase family protein has translation MHALTYPSPVGYPLGTNRAFKICTRIGIPILSAFTKRDWQGQENIPQTGPAIVISNHMSYADVLFLAQFLYVNGRAPRFIGKRSVFNLPVIGRILHAAGQIPVDRETAQAGRALDSAIAAIRAGHLIGIYPEGTLTRDENLWPMVAKTGAARLAILTQAPVIPVAAWGPQKVLPRYSKRVHFWPRTKVTMHAGKALDLSPWYGKAEDQNALIEATAFIMRALATMLEEIRGESAPQIPLDSRAAGLPRTGNFKKAKKA, from the coding sequence GTGCACGCACTCACATACCCATCTCCAGTTGGCTATCCACTAGGCACCAACCGTGCCTTTAAAATTTGTACACGCATTGGTATTCCGATCCTGAGTGCTTTTACAAAAAGGGATTGGCAGGGCCAGGAAAATATTCCCCAGACAGGTCCAGCCATCGTCATTAGCAATCACATGTCCTATGCCGACGTTCTATTCCTCGCGCAATTTCTCTACGTCAATGGCAGGGCGCCACGGTTCATTGGTAAAAGATCAGTCTTTAATCTCCCAGTCATTGGTCGGATTCTTCACGCCGCCGGACAGATCCCTGTAGATAGAGAGACTGCGCAAGCGGGCAGAGCTCTCGACAGCGCCATTGCCGCAATCCGAGCGGGCCATTTGATCGGAATTTATCCGGAGGGAACCCTGACTAGAGATGAGAATCTTTGGCCAATGGTTGCAAAGACCGGTGCTGCTCGGCTGGCCATTCTCACGCAGGCGCCAGTCATACCCGTGGCAGCATGGGGTCCGCAGAAAGTGTTGCCCCGTTATAGCAAGCGAGTGCATTTCTGGCCCCGAACGAAAGTAACCATGCATGCTGGAAAAGCACTTGACCTCTCACCCTGGTATGGCAAAGCCGAAGATCAGAATGCACTCATTGAAGCAACGGCATTCATCATGAGAGCCCTCGCGACAATGTTGGAGGAGATTCGCGGGGAGAGTGCACCGCAGATTCCCTTGGATTCACGTGCGGCAGGGTTACCCCGAACCGGCAACTTTAAGAAGGCAAAGAAGGCATGA
- a CDS encoding HU family DNA-binding protein codes for MNKAQFIASLTPHFNDSKKEAAHAVDIVFDAITRNLAKGEDVMINDFGKFKKVDRKARKGRNPFTGETIQIKASKKPRFLPAKGLKEVISGARKLEPAPKPVPKVVAKPVVKAAPKKAAKKVAPKKAAKKVAKKAAPKKVAKKVAPKKAAKKVAKKK; via the coding sequence ATGAATAAGGCCCAATTCATTGCCTCGTTGACCCCACACTTCAACGACAGCAAGAAGGAAGCAGCACACGCTGTTGATATCGTTTTTGACGCGATCACTCGCAACTTGGCAAAAGGCGAAGACGTAATGATCAACGACTTCGGCAAGTTCAAGAAGGTTGACCGCAAGGCACGTAAGGGTCGTAACCCATTTACCGGTGAGACCATTCAGATCAAGGCAAGCAAGAAGCCACGCTTCTTGCCGGCAAAGGGTCTGAAAGAAGTTATTTCGGGTGCTCGCAAACTTGAGCCAGCTCCAAAGCCAGTTCCAAAAGTTGTGGCAAAGCCAGTTGTGAAGGCTGCCCCAAAGAAGGCCGCTAAGAAAGTTGCTCCTAAGAAAGCAGCCAAGAAGGTCGCTAAGAAAGCAGCCCCAAAGAAGGTCGCTAAGAAAGTTGCTCCTAAGAAAGCAGCAAAGAAAGTTGCAAAAAAGAAGTAA
- the leuD gene encoding 3-isopropylmalate dehydratase small subunit, giving the protein MDKFVTHIGTGVPLRRSNVDTDQIIPAVYLKRITRSGYEDGLFAAWRKDPEFVLNKEAFKNGSILVAGADFGTGSSREHAVWALQNYGIKVVISPRFADIFKGNSAKGGLLTIILPQEQVEALWDAIEAQPALPIEVNLEKRTVSYKSASSSFVIPFAIDDYTRWRLMEGLDDIGLTLKQTDSIDIFEKTRPAFKPATQPAR; this is encoded by the coding sequence ATGGATAAATTCGTCACTCACATCGGTACGGGCGTTCCGCTACGCCGAAGTAATGTAGATACAGATCAGATCATTCCTGCGGTTTACCTCAAGCGCATCACCCGTTCGGGATATGAAGATGGCTTATTTGCCGCGTGGCGCAAGGATCCAGAGTTCGTTCTCAATAAGGAAGCCTTCAAAAATGGCTCAATTTTGGTTGCTGGTGCCGATTTTGGAACCGGATCTTCGCGCGAACATGCCGTCTGGGCGCTCCAGAATTACGGCATTAAAGTTGTCATCTCACCCCGCTTTGCCGACATCTTCAAAGGTAACAGCGCAAAAGGTGGACTTCTCACGATTATTCTTCCGCAAGAGCAGGTGGAAGCACTCTGGGATGCAATTGAAGCGCAACCTGCGCTGCCAATCGAAGTGAACCTTGAAAAACGGACCGTCTCCTACAAATCTGCCAGTTCATCCTTTGTCATCCCATTCGCGATAGATGACTACACCCGCTGGCGTTTGATGGAAGGTTTGGACGATATTGGGCTCACATTGAAGCAGACTGACTCGATCGATATCTTCGAAAAGACCCGTCCAGCATTCAAGCCCGCGACTCAGCCAGCTCGCTAG